ACAGAaaatctcctctcttttttcatgataaagCATTGAATTGGAAAAACATGTTGGGcgtgtttttcaaaattctctcATTTTCAAAGCTCAGCTAAAAAGGCACTTCTCCAAACTCTTATaactaaatgatattttttggacaaaaatgtCCTCATCACTTTTGGGCTATGTCAATTAAATCCTATATATAATCTAAACTTTCCTCAATTTGTAAACTTAGCAGCTGCACCACCACCCTTTGTAACTTCTTCGGCTCTCTCCCCCTCCTCCCCGATCTCTATCTTTCACTATCTATTCATGGATCTGATTTGATGGTCAGGTTTTGAGTGGCTTTTCAATGAGTAAGCGAAGGTTGATTGAAATTTGTGCTATTGTAGTTTTACTGGTGGGAATACTTGGCAAAGTTTGTGTTGGCATCACCCGATTGTTGGTGGAGCAAAATAAGGGCTGCTGTTTTGCCTTTGATATACATTATCtatcaagtttttctttttgtttgccaAATTGACGATGAGGGGGGCATGctaaacctttttctttttgtttttttctgaaatGATGTGTTTTTTAGGGTTAATTTAGCTGTAATTtctgaatttatattttaatattgtttatttcacaATAAACCACATGTAAAATTTGGACTGAATTAATTTAGCTGTAATCTCGCTCTCTTCTTTTCAAGCCTTCATATTGATAAAGTCTTCTTTTCCTCAtatcttatccttttcttttatttctttcctttgtaTGGGCTGTTTATCATCTCATATACACAACTATAAAATGTTTGATCTCAGCAATGCAACAACTTCTGTGGATATATATTTTCAGGATTGTGCTGGAGTCATACTTTGTGCGGCTGAAAGAGCGACCCAAGTTGCTTTGCAGGTGAAAGAGCACTCCCATTCTTTTGTTTATGAATTTCAAAATTGCATGTTCAGTAGGAGCactaaaatcaaatgaatttgTACGAACATAAAAAGAGCCTGAAATATATGTGTTTCACTGCACATGTCCTTTTTTTAGCCCTCAACGTTTTTTTTTCCCGCACCACTTTGCCCCTGGCCATCtgaatcatcatttttattccTGTCATGATGAAAGATTATGGACAAGTTATTCCAGTGCTTCCGCTCAGATGAGGGCAAATAGCAATCCAGAGAGGATAACAGATTTATATGCTATATGcaagttctatgttttatgatttttcaaaattggtTACCTTTTTAGATCCACTTTTGCAGGCTATACAATGTTTAGGTGGAAATGGATATGTAAATGAGTACTCAACTGGTCGTCTTCTTCGAGATGCAAAACTATATGAGATCGGAGCAGGGACTAGTGAGATCAGAAGAATGATCATTGGTCGTGAACTCTTTAAGCAGTAAGAGGTAGCATGTTGTCTAGGGCATCCTGCGGCAGCATATTTTTCCCCGCCGTGTATGAAACTCATAGCGGGGCGACCATTGTCATAGAATGGATTGTCATTGGCTTTTGTATACGAGCTAACAGGAAATAATGGAAGACAGAGTTGAATGCTAGTAAAACAACTTTTCTTTCACTGTTACTCTTATTgttgaataattctttatttttccacaactataaaaattatcttagaaaTTGGCAGCACAGCTTCCACAGCCTACACTCTTCGGATTGTAAGAAAGAAATAGAGGGTAAACTCTGTTGAGTAAATGGAACTATCCAGGTTTGATTTCAGCTTGAATTGTGAGCTCCTCCATCTCTATGCTTGAACAGGCTAAATACCTGTTCTTACAAAGCTAGCTTTATCGTCGTATTTGCACATTACAAATCCCCCGGGGTGAGATGGTGCCCTAAGGAGATTCTATGACATTAGAGTTCTTGGTGATCATAAAATCCGTTCGTGCGAGTGTGTGTGGGGTAAAGCAACATATATCACCCCTGCCTCGTCATCTTGGCTACACCTATCTAAGCTTCAAGACACTCTGCTTGAATCTAATCCTGCCTGCGCATCTTGCGTATCCATTTGGTAGTTTGAGTTGTCAAACGACATCAGATGCACTGTCGAGCACAAAACTCTACAAGAATTATCTCGGACGTTTAATCCATATTTCCTCAGGCCAACGTTGAAAAGTTCATACTAGTGATCCAAGGCGGCAATCAGTGAATAATAAGACCACCTGTACTACACATACtagatgaaaaagaaatcacTGGTTCCataacagacttcaatcatccTCGTATATGAGGGCCAAGAGAGGCATACAAGTCCTAAAAGCTTCAATAGGTTCCATTCACTGCGGAACTCAGAACATGAATGATACAGAATACACAACTAGATTCAGGTGTTTAACAATAAGTTGCACAAACATAGCAAGCATAGTACTCGTTTCATTAACGAATTTCAAACCCTTATTACTGTTGGCGAACAATCTGGCTGGCCCACTGATGAAGACTTGGATGCTTCCATAATCACAGGGCTTGATCCAAACAACTTTGAGTATCGTCCCCAGTAATTCCAACGGTCATCTTCTCCACTTCTTCTTGGGTATATATATGGATCTTGGTTGCCACATTACAGAACTCACTGTCACCAGAAAAACTAGCCATAAGTAATCATCGCCTAGGAAAGAGTCAAAAACAGCATTTATTAATCAATCagaaagataatgaaaaataagcttCAATTTTCAATATCATCGTCCATTTTTCCCATTAGAAATCTAGAACTTGAGCTGTACAAAGTGCGAGGGCTTTCCACCAACCAATAAGATCTGGCACCTCCATTCTAATGGGAATTTAACATTGTGTTCAAATCCCAAGTTTAAATCATTGGGCATGCCTTGAGAAAATAAGGCGCTTTTGCTTTTCCATCAAAACAGGGAACATGCACTAAGAATAGACAGGTAAGCTTTTAACCTCCTTCCCATACCATTCTACTCCAATGAATTGCCTTCTTCCTTGAATATACAAACGTGCACACAAGTGAATCTAGAGACAATTTGAACTTTTGAGATAGAAGGTAGGCTTCATAGCATAGCTGGCCATTCCTGCATATCAACAATAATGCATCTTTCTCCCATGTACTTCACTACAAAAAACTTGGGTTTTCAGGCAATGACCATCTAAAAGAAAAGCACTACCTCTCATTTCTACCTATGCCCACTAGAATTTGCGTGCTACTTGCCAGCTTAGCACTGCTAAATATCAcattaaaacaaatccaaaggctcacttaaaataatatgaaggtGCTAAGGAGGCATGTTAAATTGACGTAATCATCCAATTTATTGGATAGCAGATAACATATCACTAATTTCATCAGACACTTACAGCCATGGGTCATCTCCGACAACCATAACATCATTCTCACTGTCAGTATACAAGATTCGCCATCCTTCCTCAGGATTTCGTAAAAGACCCTCCATGCTAAATAGTCGCTCTAGTTCATTCAAGAGATCACTATAGCCATTCAGCCTTGAAAGATCAATAGCTCTTCCGACCAAGCTACCTTGCTTGTGAACCTTCAACaaatttatgttaaaatgaGCAGGCTCCAGGTCAAGAAATCGCAATTTACTGTCTAGTTTTAATTCTAATGTAGCTTACCTTTGTGCAACTCCTCTTACTAGTGTTCTGCGAATTTGGAGATGTTTCTGCATTCAAGGAGAACCCAAAAAGTTTGCAGCCAGTAGCATTCCCATTAAAAAAGTCATCCTTTTGGTTTCTTAGATTTGCACATAAAGCCGGTGCAGCAGAAATACTTTCTTGTGTCTTATACTCGCTTGATTGATTAGGCTTTCTAACTTCTTCCCTAACCACACAAGTCTGAATAGAAGATGTATTGAAATGGGCATTTTCTCTAGAGAAGATAGCATAAGATTGTGTTCTGGGATCTTGACCATTTTTGTATACATCTCCATAGGGAAAGTACATACTTCTAAGGCTTTCTGCTGCTACAGGATAGAAAGCGGGTCTTGGTCCTGGATACATCTGGAAAGAACTGCGTCCAGTATTGGGCTTTCCCAAAGCACCAACAGAACTCAACGAGCATATTTCTTGACCTTGCAAGACCTTCAGGAACCTATCAGATTCCGTGAATCCTGTGTGGGTGGCAGGGTGAGCTCTAGTTAACTCACTGATTTTAGCCTTCTCTATTCCTGTCAATATGAGATTTTGTTGTGCTTTATTCCGCACCTCAAAATCCAGTGGATGGTTTACAGTATCACATCGATACACGGGTGATAGCAAACCAACATTTTCTTGACCTTGCAAGACCTTGGAGGATCTTACAGACTCCTTGAAATCCAAAAACCCACCCCCTCCTGCAGCAGGAAAAAGAGATTTAAAAGCTAAAGAAATTAGcaagtaaataaaaagaaaagaggaatgTTGATCTCTTAGTTAAAGATTTATACCAGCTATGGGCTTATCAGGTGGGGCTGCTTGCAGCCCAGTCCGCAGTTTCTTCAACCTTGGTGAAGATTGAATAATCAAGGGTGGGAGTGAAACAGAAGCGTCAATTTCCCATGGGGAAACTCGTTCTTGATGATCACTGATGACATCTTCATCCCATCTAACCTGTTAAATGGTAGAGCACACGAGTCTACTAAATAGATCACAAAAAAGGTCAAAAGATAACCA
This region of Populus trichocarpa isolate Nisqually-1 chromosome 9, P.trichocarpa_v4.1, whole genome shotgun sequence genomic DNA includes:
- the LOC7491142 gene encoding LOW QUALITY PROTEIN: auxin response factor 4 (The sequence of the model RefSeq protein was modified relative to this genomic sequence to represent the inferred CDS: inserted 1 base in 1 codon), which gives rise to MEIDLNHPVTEVEKNSFCTNGDSSCSSNSSSSPVSSSIYLELWHACAGPLTSLPKKGNVVVYFPQGHLEQLASSSPFSHRDMPNFDLHPQIFCKVVNVQLLANRENDEVYTRLTLLPQPEVVGQDLEGKELQELGVDGEGDDASPTKSTPHMFCKTLTASDTSTHGGFSVPRRAAEDCFPSLDYKQQRPSQELLAKDLHGVEWRFRHIYRGQPRRHLLTTGWSIFVSQKNLVSGDAVLFLRGEGGELRLGIRRAARPRNGLPDSVTGKQNSLPSALSLVSNAISTKSVFTVSYSPRATHAVFVVPYQKYIKSITNAVCIGTRFKMRFEMDDSPERRCSGVVTGTADLDPYKWPNSKWRCLMVRWDEDVISDHQERVSPWEIDASVSLPPLIIQSSPRLKKLRTGLQAAPPDKPIAGGGGFLDFKESVRSSKVLQGQENVGLLSPVYRCDTVNHPLDFEVRNKAQQNLILTGIEKAKISELTRAHPATHTGFTESDRFLKVLQGQEICSLSSVGALGKPNTGRSSFQMYPGPRPAFYPVAAESLRSMYFPYGDVYKNGQDPRTQSYAIFSRENAHFNTSSIQTCVVREEVRKPNQSSEYKTQESISAAPALCANLRNQKDDFFNGNATGCKLFGFSLNAETSPNSQNTSKRSCTKVHKQGSLVGRAIDLSRLNGYSDLLNELERLFSMEGLLRNPEEGWRILYTDSENDVMVVGDDPWLEFCNVATKIHIYTQEEVEKMTVGITGDDTQSCLDQAXVIMEASKSSSVGQPDCSPTVIRV